The sequence below is a genomic window from Zhongshania aliphaticivorans.
ACCGCCGCCGGGGATGTTGCCCGCGTACTGACCGAAGCACTTCCCTATATTCAGCGCTTCACCAATAAAACCATTGTGGTCAAATTTGGTGGCAATGCCATGGTCGATGACAAGCTAAAAGAACAGTTTGCCCGCGACATCGTGCTAATGAAGCTGGTTGGCATGAACCCCATCGTCGTGCACGGCGGCGGCCCACAGATTGGCGATCTGCTAAAGCGCCTCGCCATTGAGTCGCACTTCGTTGACGGTATGCGGGTCACTGACACCGCCACGATGGACGTGGTTGAGATGGTCCTGGGCGGCTCAGTGAACAAGGAAATTGTGTCGCTACTCAACCGCAATGGCGGCAAAGCCATTGGCCTAACCGGCAAAGACGGTCAGTTGATTCGCGCCAAAAAGCTCAAAGTGACGCAGCGCACCCCAGACTTGGCCAAAACCGAAATCATTGATATCGGCCATGTTGGCGAAGTTGAAAAGATCAACACCGAAGTCTTAGACATGTTGGTCAACAGCGACTTTATTCCGGTAATTGCGCCTATTGGCGTCGGTGCTGACGGCGCGTCTTACAATATCAACGCCGATTTAGTGGCGGGCAAAGTTGCAGAAGTCCTTAAGGCTGAAAAGCTGATGCTGCTCACCAATATCGAAGGCTTGCTGGACAAATCAGGCAAGGTATTAACTGGCCTGAGCACCGAACAGGTCGACGCCTTAATTGCCGACGGCACTATCTACGGTGGCATGCTGCCCAAAATAGGCTGCGCACTTTCTGCAGTGAATGCAGGCGTAGTAAGCGCCCACATTATTGACGGCCGCGTACCCCATGCTGTGCTTCTCGAGATCTTTACCGACACCGGCGTTGGCACCCTGATCACCAATACTCAAAGCGAATTAGATTAAACTCAGCGCTCGATAAGGTCATTTACACCCTATGAATAAACGTCCTTCACGACGCGAAGAAATTCTTCAAGCACTTGCCAAAATGCTCGAATCTCAGCCGGGCACCCGTATTACTACCGCTAAATTAGCGGCAGAAGTAGGGGTGTCTGAGGCCGCCCTCTACCGGCATTTTCCGAGTAAAGCCAAGATGTTTGAGGGCTTAATTGAATTTGTAGAAGACGCAATATTCAGTCGCGTCAGCTTAATTCTTGGCGAAGAGTCACAAGCTCGAGGCCAAATTGCCAAAGTACTGCAGCTGCTACTGACGTTTACTGAGCGCAACCCCGGTATCACCCGTATTTTCAATGGCGATGCCTTGGCGGGGGAAAATGAACGCCTGCGCAGCCGAGTGGTGCAGTTTTACGACCGCCTAGAGACTCAGCTTAAACAAATTTTACGCGAAGCCGAAATTCGTGAAGGGCTGCGCACCCAAATCACTG
It includes:
- the argB gene encoding acetylglutamate kinase, coding for MSMSRTAAGDVARVLTEALPYIQRFTNKTIVVKFGGNAMVDDKLKEQFARDIVLMKLVGMNPIVVHGGGPQIGDLLKRLAIESHFVDGMRVTDTATMDVVEMVLGGSVNKEIVSLLNRNGGKAIGLTGKDGQLIRAKKLKVTQRTPDLAKTEIIDIGHVGEVEKINTEVLDMLVNSDFIPVIAPIGVGADGASYNINADLVAGKVAEVLKAEKLMLLTNIEGLLDKSGKVLTGLSTEQVDALIADGTIYGGMLPKIGCALSAVNAGVVSAHIIDGRVPHAVLLEIFTDTGVGTLITNTQSELD
- the slmA gene encoding nucleoid occlusion factor SlmA, which codes for MNKRPSRREEILQALAKMLESQPGTRITTAKLAAEVGVSEAALYRHFPSKAKMFEGLIEFVEDAIFSRVSLILGEESQARGQIAKVLQLLLTFTERNPGITRIFNGDALAGENERLRSRVVQFYDRLETQLKQILREAEIREGLRTQITANSTANILIAAAEGRIGQFVRSDFKRLPTENWEEQWQLLSETIFR